The genomic segment CTACGCCAACGAGGTGTTGGATCATGCGTATGTGCGCTACAACGTGACCGAGGACACGAAGAAAGAAATCGATCCGATGATCAAAAAGCAGGCCCACTGAACGGATAAAGACGATGGCGAGAGGCTATGGGTCACGGAATGGGAAAAGAGGAGAGCCCTCTGGGGACTGTCGCTTCTTTTCTCGCCTATAGCCTCGTGTCCATCGTCTATGGCCTGATCGCCGTTTCAACCCTCTACGCCGACCACGATCAGCCGAAGTGGCGGCCGACCGGCGACGGGACCGAGGCCAAGCGGTTGGCCGCCTTGTCGGTGCCGGACGGCATGGTCCGGATTCCTGACGGGTGGTTCCCGATGGGCAGCGATCCCAAGGCCGACGAAGACGCGGGCCCGCAGGAACAGCCCCAGCGATGGGTGTACCTGGATGCGTTTGAAATGGATCGGTACGAAGTGTCGAACGCTCATTACCTCCGCTTCGTGTTGGCGACAGGCCGGATTGGACCGCCGTACTGGCGCGCCGATCCGTTCCCCGAGAAGATGGCCCTGCACCCGGTCATCGGCGTGAGCTGGCAAGATGCCGACGCCTACTGCCGATGGCTGGGCAAGCGCCTGCCCAGTGAAGCCGAATGGGAGAAAGCCGCACGCGGGGCAGACGCCCGCAAGTTTCCCTGGGGCAACGAACCGGCCGGGTGGAAGAAAAGCAACATCGCCCACCCCGGGTCCAAACGCGGGGTCAAGTATCCCCCGCTGGCCAACGTGGATCGGTACGATCACGGCGTCAGCCCCTACAAGGTTTACCAGATGGCGGGCAACGTGGCCGAGTGGGTCTCCGACTGGTTCGACCCGGAGTACTACCAATACGGAACCAGCTTCAACCCGACCGGCCCCGAGTGGGGCGAAGATCATGTCTATCGGGGAGGGTCGTGGAACGAAGACCCGGAAGTCGCCCGCTCGGCCGGCCGCGGCGCCCATGCCCCGAACCATCGGTCGTACCTGATCGGGTTTCGATGCGCGCAATCCATCACAAGAGCGGTCAGCGCTCAGCTGTCAGCCGTCAGCCCGAAACTGAATGCGAACCGCTGAGAGCTGAAAACTATTTGAGAAAGGAGACCGGGGATATGGACGCGGGCTCTGTCGAAAAATGGAAGCAACTCGACCGGTGGATCAATGCGCTGCTGATCGGCGCCATCGCCTTGGTCCTGGCCAACGCGGCCTGGGGTTTGGACACACAGGACATCACCGTGGAGTGGACGTCGGAAGGGAAGAAGATCGCGATGGAGCGGGCCAAGACCTGGCCCACCAAGGACGACATGGTGTCGGTCCCGGCCGGAACGTTCCTCATGGGCAGCGACAAGAAAACAGACCGCAACGCCTATGCGGCCGAACGTCCGCAGCGGATGGTCTATCTGAATGCCTTCAAGATCGACAAGTACGAGGTCACCGCGCTCCAGTATCTTAAATTCGTGTTGGCCCAGGACCGGCCGCCGCAAGTCGATTGGCGGTACGACGGCGGGAATTTCCAGGCCGGCATGGCCCACCATCCGATCATGCATGTGTCCTGGTACGACGCAGACGCCTACTGTCGATGGGCCGGCAAGCGCCTGCCGACCGAGGCGGAATGGGAAAAAGCCGCGCGGGGAGAGGACGGGCGGATGAATCCGTGGGGCAACCAATCGGCCGGGTTGAGCCGAGCGAACTTCGGCCGGACGGGGCTCTCCGGACCGGTGCGGGATCGCCCGGAACGGCTGTTGATGTACCCGCCAATCATTGCGGTGGACAAGTACGACAATGCGGTCAGCCCATATGGAGCCCATCAGATGATGGGCAACGTCGCGGAGTGGGTGGCGGATTGGTACGAGAAGGATTATTACGCCGCGGCCCCCGACCGCAATCCCCAGGGCCCGGACCGGGGAACCCAGAAAGCGTTTCGCGGGGGCGGGTGGATGGACAGCACCACCACGATGCGGGCCGCAATGCGGAACGGCACCGATCCGACCACCAAGATCAACTGGCTGGGCTTCCGCTGCGCGCACGACACGCAGGAACCGCAAGGGCAACAGATTTCCATGGTTCTGCCCGGTTCAACCTCCTAAGCGACGTCACCCCCAGGGCGAGCCGGCGCATCCACCGCCGGCTCGCCCTCTGTCGGCCTCCGCGCCAAAGCCCAGCTCCCGACCACGGCACGCCCCCGCTATGCCCATCGCCACACGTGTTCCTTCGCCTCTAGGCCTAACGCCCTAGCCCGCTCCCTGACCAAGATCAGCATTGGGCCTGTCGCAGATCAGTGCGCAAAACCAAGCCCGGCGCTATCGTGCCACCGTACCTACTACCTTGTGATGCGGAAAGGAGGGGGCGATGGGCAGCGGAGGAGACACATTCACAGATCGCATAAGACGGAGGTCGGGAATATGGCTGGCGCTGGCCCTCATCGGCCTTAGCTTTCCAGTCTCGGCATGGGCAGAAGAGAACCAGGTCTTCTTCCGGGGCGGGTTTGCGGGGCTGACCAGCAATCGGGCCAATGAAGTGTTCACCGACGTGTACGGCCGCAACAACCAGCGCAACGATTCGTCGATGGGGAGCTACGTCGGAGCCGGTCTGGACCTCGGGATGCACAAGAATTTTCTCGGGGTCAAAGGAATGTCGTTGGTCGGGGAATTGGGCATCGAATTGAAACGGTTCGACTCCCAAACGGTCACGCAAGCGGTGCCCTCCACCTGCGCAGGGGCCCTGGGCGGGGCCGCCCCCGGCTGCTCCGTCCGCAACAGCACGGTGGCCGTGACGATGTTGACTGTGGACGTGGCGCCGAAGCTCAAGTTCCGCGAAGGCGAGAAGCTGCGCCCCTGGATCATCCCGATCGGCGTGGATTTCCATGTCATCAGCCCTCCCTCGAACGCCACCACCTACTTGGATATGGGGCTGCAATGGGGCGCCGGGGTGGAATACAACATCTGGGGACCCCTGAACGTGGGAATCGACACCCGCTATCATTTAGCGGCCAACATGACGCAGACGACCAACAACTTCTACACGGCCGGAGCCTATCTCGGCCTCTTGTACTAAATCGGTCCCGCCTACCGGCCGGCGGCCGTGTGCCCGTCCGTCGGCCGGTCTGCAGGGGGAAGGCCGGAGTCCTCCGACGAGGTGGCTCCACCTCCAGCCACCTCGTTTCCTTCTCCCTGGGATGCCCAAAGTCTTGGACAATTGCCCCCGCCTCTGGTGCACTTCTCCACAATCACGCCTGTTGTTGCAGCCCCTTCCCCTCCATTCCAAACCGCTTCCATGGCTGCAACATTAAAGAACCGCCTCTGAAATAAGACCTTTCCCGAAGTTGCCTGCCGCTCCTCTTGTCCTCGCTATGTTTGGTGCCGCTCTTGCAGCAAGACTGGACGCAGGACGACCGAACAGGGTCGGCGTCCCGCGGGGAGAACGATGGCCCGTCACACATGCATCACCACCGGATGCGAGACTTGCGAGTTACGGTCCGAGTCCGTCATCTGCAATCTGCCGGCGGTCGGCCTCGCTTCGCTGGAGCAGATCACGCACCGGTTTCACTACGGGCCGAGGGAGACCATCTTCTACGAAGGCCATGCTTGCCTCGGCCTCTACCTGCTGTCGGCCGGCAAGGTCAAGCTGACCCGCTCCTCGGTGCGCGGCCAACGGCACATCGTGCGCATTCTGACGGCAGGCCAACTGCTCGAAACACACGCGTTCCAGGAGGACGCGACTCATCTGGCGACCTGCGAGACGCTGGAAACGTCGCAAATCTGCCTCATCGAACGCGACGGCTACTTGGCGCTTGTCCGGCATGACCCTCAGCTCGCGGTCAACCTGATCCAGCTCCTCAGCGGCGAGCTGGGGCGGCAGCGGGACGAAGTGGACTCGTTTACGTTCAAGAGCGCCAGGGAGCGGTTGGCGGCCTTGCTCCTCGAGTTGAGTCATCGGTTCGGGCATGAGACCGGCACGACCGTGGAGCTTCGACTGCCCCTCAAACGAGAAGAAATGGCCGAGCTGCTCGGCGTGACCGTGGAAACCGCCATCCGCCTGTTGAGCGCGTTTCGCATCGAGGGGCTCGTGCGCCTGAACGGCCGGATCATCACGCTCCTGAACCGGGACCGACTGGCGAGAATCGCGCGGCACCCCGACATTGCGTAGCCCAAAGATCAGGCCTGACGGATCGTTCACAAAGTAAGAAAAATGGTGTATGCTGGCAGCCTTTGCCCATCCTGGGTGAATCGGATGACCGCTTTGGAAGAGCTACAGAAAGACTACCCAGCCACGATCCGCATCGCCGGCATCAAGGTGCGGGGGCGCGGCGACGTCAAGAAGATGGGCGTCGGCGACGCCTTGCTGCGCGTGGGCGACCACGTGATCCTGGCGGTGGACCGGGAGCCGACGTACGGCATCGTGCACACGGAGCCTGCGCCCATGCCGTTCATCCCGCCCATGCGGGTCATGCAATCCATCGTGCGCCCGGCCACGGAGGCCGATCGGGCTCAAATCTCGCGACACGAACGGATGGCCCAGGAAGGGATGAGCTTCTGCCGGGAGCGGGCCAAAGCGCTCGGGCTGGAATTAAAAATGGTGGAGGTCTACGCCTCGTTCATCAGGCGGGAGCTCACCTTCGTCTATACGTCCGAGGACCGCATCGATTTTCGCCAGCTGGTGCGCGAACTGGCCCGCCGGTTCGGCGGCCGGATCGAGATGCGGCACATCGGTTCGCGGGAGGAAGCCAAACTGATCGGCGGCGTGGACTCCTGCGGCCTGACCCTCTGTTGCTCCGCCTTCATGACGGACTTCCGACCCGTCAGCGTCAAGAAGGCCAGACACCATGGCCAGGATCTGAGCATGAATGAGAATCGACTCATCGGTATTTGCGGCCGTCTCAAGTGCTGCCTGATGTTCGAGGAAATGGAGACGCGGGCCGCGGCCTCCGGGCAGCCGTCTCGGCCGCCGCTGATCACCCCGACCAGACTGCCGAGCGTTCAGCCCTCAGCCAAGCACTGACCGCTGAAAACTGATCGCTGAGAGCTTCCCGCCATGCTTGTGCTCGTCTGGATTCACCTCCTGGCCGACGTCCTCTGGATCGGGGGGATGTTGTTCCTCTCGCTCACGTTGGTCCCCGTGCTGCAGCAGAACACGTTTGCCTCCTCTCGCCGTCCCTTCTTCAAAGCCATCGCCCTGCGGTTTCGCCGGCTCGCCTGGCTGTGCATCCTGCTCTTGCTGGTCACCGGACCGCTGCTGCTCAGCCGGCACGTGGCCTTCCCTCTGGCCCCGACGACCTGGCCGCCAGTCGTGCAGGCCAAGCTGACGCTGGTATTCGTGCTGCTCCTGCTGACGGCGATTCACGACTTGGCGCTTGGCCCCCGCGTCGGCCGCATCCTCAGCGTTCCGGAGGAGAGCCGCTCCGACCGGGACCGCTGGCTCGTCGGCTCGTCCCGCTGGGTGCCGCGCCTATCGCTCCTCCTCGCGCTGGGAATCTTGTTTTGCGCCGTGATGCTCGCGCGACGATAACCGACCGACCCTGTGGTCTTCTGCTACAGCAAGAGGTGTCCGGCTGTAGCGCAACTCCTCCCTCCGGAACAGCAACCCTCCATAACTTTACGAACCGGCTGATTTGACTGCAAAAATTCTTCTCCGTCCATCTCCTGCTCCTGGCTCCCTCCTTGCTTTCTGAGCATGACGTCGAGTGTGAATCTTTCCCGTCCGGGTCGCCGTGTTCCGGCATCACGGCGCCTTGCTCGGGTTCGGCAGGTGGCGGTTCCGCGAGCAGTTCGAATGGGAAGGCGCGGCCATGAATAAGAAGCTCTCTTTTTCGATCTGGTACATCTTCCTCGCGATCTGGGCGGTGATCCTCGTGCACGATTTCATCCATACCCTGCAGAAGATCGAAGAATTGCCCTACAGTCAGTTCAAGACCCTGGTCGCGACCGGCAAAGTGGCGGAGGTCTCCGTGAGCGGCCAGATCCTGACCGGCAAACTCAAACCGGAGGGGGAATCGAAAGAGCCGCGGTTGTTCAGGACGATCCGCGTCGAAGATCCGGACCTGGTCAAGGAACTCACCCAGCATGGCGTCACCTTCACCGGCGTCATCGAAACCACGTTCTGGCGCGATGTGCTCTCATGGGTCGTGCCGGTCGTCCTCTTTGTCGGCGTCTGGTTCTTCATCTTTCAGCGACTGGGCCAAGCTCAAGGCGGCTTCATGCGGGTGGGCCAGTCCAAAGCGAAGATCTACATGGAGAAAGACATCAAAGTGACCTTCGCCGACGTCGCCGGGGTGGATGAAGCCAAGGAAGAATTGCAGGAGGTGATCGAGTTCCTGAAGACCCCGGAGAAGTTCACCAAGCTGGGAGGGAAGATTCCGAAGGGTATTCTCTTGGTCGGCCCGCCGGGAACCGGGAAAACGCTGCTGGCGCGCGCCGTCGCCGGCGAAGCCGCCGTGCCGTTTTTCAGCATCAGCGGGTCCGAGTTTGTCGAGATGTTCGTCGGGGTCGGCGCGGCCCGCGTGCGCGATCTGTTCGAACAGGCCAAGCTCAAGGCGCCCTGCATCATCTTCATCGATGAACTCGACGCACTGGGCAAGGCCCGCGGGATGGGGCCCCTGGCTCATGAGGAGCGCGAGCAGACGCTCAATCAATTGCTGGTCGAGATGGACGGCTTCGATCCGCGCATCGGGGTGATCCTGATGGCCGCGACCAACAGGCCGGAGATCCTCGATCCGGCGCTGCTGCGCGCGGGCCGTTTCGACCGACACGTGTTGGTCGATCGACCGGACAAAGTCGGCCGCCTGGCGATCCTGCGCGTGCATGCCAAGCAGGTGGCGCTGGCCAGCGATGCCGACCTCGAGACGGTCGCCGGCATGACCCCTGGGTTCTCCGGCGCAGACCTCGCCAACATCGTCAACGAAGCGGCGCTGCTCGCGGTCCGCCGCGGGAAGGATCAGGTGGGGCTCTCGGAACTGCAGGAAGCGGTCGAACGGGTGATCGCCGGACTGGAAAAGAAAAATCGCGTCCTGAACAAGATGGAGAAGGAGCGCGTGGCCTACCACGAAACCGGCCACGCGTTGGTGGCGCTCTCGCTGCCGGGAGGCGATCAGGTGCAGAAAATTTCCATCATCCCGCGCGGCATTGCCGCGCTCGGGTACACGCTTCAACTCCCGACGGAAGACCGGTTTCTCATGACCCAGTCCGAGTTGGAGAACAAGATCGCCGTGTTGTTGGGCGGACGAATCGCGGAGGAATTGGTTTTCGGCGAGGCCTCGACGGGCGCGCAAAACGATCTCGTCAAGGCGACTGATATCGCCAAGAGCATGGTCAAGGCCTATGGGATGAGCGAGAAGCTGGGGACCATCACGTTGGAGCGAGAACGGCAGCCGCAGTTCGTTCAGATTCAGGCCCCCCAAGAGAAAGGCGATTACTCGGAAGAGACCGCCCGGGAGATCGATTGCGAAGTGCGGCGGATCATCGACGAACAGTACGAACGGGTGAAGCAGCTCGTGGGCGAGAAGAAAGCCGCCCTTCAAGAAGGCGCGACGCTCTTGCTGGAACGGGAGGTCATCACCGGGAGCGATCTGAAGACCATTATGGACAAGGCGTAAGGGACTTGCCCGGGCTGTTCGGATAGCGCCGCGTCGACTCGAACCGGATCTGCAATGATGGAACACACGGACGCAACTCTGACAAATGGGACGCCGGCCTCCCTCGACCGGCTTGACGACCAGACCCTGTCGTGCGGAGGGGCCTGGACCTTGTCCTGCCTGGATGGAATCGAGCGCCGACTGGCCTCCCTCCGCCGGCCGGAGGCGGCGGCGGTCGTGTGTGACGCGACCCGGATCACCGCCATGGATGTCAGCGGCGCCTGGCTGCTCCGGCACACGGTGAACAGCCTGGCGACGGAGGGCCGCACGGTGGAACTGCGCGGTCTGCGCCCGGAGTTCGCCCAATTGCTCCAGATCGTGTCTACGACCGCCACGAGCCTCGCTCCGGCCGAAGGCGGAGGCGCGGCCTCATGGCTGGAACGGCTCGGACTTCGGGCCTGGCGCGAGGCGGCCGACAGCGTCAAGGCCCTGGCCTTTTTCGGCGAAAGCAGCGCGGCACTGGGACAATGGCTTGCGGGCCCGCGGCTCATCCGGTGGCGGGCTCTGATCCGGAGCTTGGAGCTGGACGGGTTCAACGCCCTCCCCATCGTGGGCCTCCTGTCCTTCCTCATGGGCGTGGTGATCGCCTATCAGGGAGCGGAACAGTTGCGGACCTTCGGCGGCAACATCTTCATCGTGGACCTCGTCGGCATCGCCCTGCTGCGGGAGATCGCCCCCCTGGTCACCGCCATCCTCGTGGCCGGCCGCTCCGGCTCCGCCTATGCCGCCCAGCTCGGCACGATGAAGGTGACCGAGGAATTGGACGCGATCCGCACCCTGGGCCTCTCGCCGATGGAGTTGCTGGTGCTGCCCAAGGTCCTGGCGCTCGTCCTGGCCCTGCCGTTGTTGACCGTCTACGCGGATGCGGTCGGGGTCTTCGGCGGCATGCTGATCGCCTCGAGCCAGTTGCACGTGAACTTCACCGAGTTCCTCACACGCTTCGAGGATGCCGTCGCGCTGCGGCATTTCCTGATCGGAGTGGGTAAGGCCCCGGTCTTCGCCGTCATCATCGCCCTGGTCGGATGTTACCAAGGCTTTCAGATCCGGGGCGGTGTGGACGATGTCGGACGCCGCACCACGGTCAGCGTGGTGCAGGCCATCTTCATGGTCATCGTCGTGGACGCCTTCTTCTCCGTCGCCTTGAGTTGGCTGAATCTATGAACGGGACCGACGCCGTCATCGAAGTGGACCACTTGTCGACCCGCTTCGGCCAAGCCGTCGTGCACGAGGACGTGAGCGTGACGGTCAACCGGGGGGAGGTCTTCGGCATCGCCGGGGGCAACGGCTGCGGGAAGTCCACGCTCTTGCGCGAGATCCTGCTGCTTCAGCAGCCGACATCGGGCCGCATCAAAGTCTTCGGGCATGAGGTCGGCCTGATGTCCTCGTCCGAGGTGCGGGCGCTGCGGCGGCGTTGCGGGGTGCTGTTCCAATACGGCGCGCTGTTCAGTTCGCTGACCGTCCTCGAGAACGTCGAAGCGCCGCTCAAGGAGCACACAAGGCTCGGCGACGACCTGGTCCGCGAACTCGCGTTGCTGAAGATCGCCCTCACCGGCTTTCCTCTGGCCAGCATCGGGAAACTCCCCAACGAACTTAGCGGCGGGATGCGCCGGCGCGCCGCCCTGGCGCGGGCCATCGCCCTGGACCCGGAGTTGCTGTTTCTGGACGAGCCCACCGCCGGGCTCGACCCGGTGAGCGCCAGCGGGTTCGACGAACTGGTGGAGCATCTCCAGCGGCTGCTTGACCTGACCATCGTGATCGTCACGCACGACCTCGATTCGCTCTGGCGGGTGGTGGACCGAGTGGCCATCATGGGGGACGGCCGGATCTTGGGAACCGGCACGATGGAGGAGCTGTCCCGCTCGGATGATTCGGTGATCCGCCTCTACTTCCACGGCCCCAGAGGCAGAGCCGCCAAGAAACAGGCGGAGGAGCAGTTATGGAACCAAAAGTGAACTATACGCTCGTCGGAGCCTTCGTGCTCATCCTGACCGCGGCACTCGCCGGCGCCGTCCTCTGGCTGGGCGAGGGAGATTACCGGAAGGTCTACGACCGCTACTACGCCTATCTGGGTGAATCAGTGTCAGGATTGAGCGTCAACTCGCCGGTGAAATACCGCGGGGTGGAGGTGGGACGGGTAAAGGAGATCATCCTCAGCCCGGACAATCCCGAAGAGGTGCGGCTGACCTTTGACATCGCCCGAGGCACCCCCGTGAAGGAAGACACGTTGGCGGTGCTGGACACCCAGGGGCTGACCGGCCTCGCCATCGTGAACCTGACCGGAGGCAGTAAAGCCTCCCCGCCGTTGGAAGCGAAACCGGGGTACGAGTATCCGGTGATCAAGTCCGGCCCCTCGCTCCTCTATCGGCTGGACACGGCGATCACCCGGTTACTCGTCGACCAAAGCCTGACCAAGTTTCTCGCCAATTCCACCGGCTTGGTCCAGGATGCCCGGCTCTTCCTGGGCGATGATAACCGCGCTGCCTTCGCGCAGGCCCTGACCGATTTGTCCAAGGTTTCGCACACCCTTGCCCAGCGCACCGAACAATTGGACCAGGGCGTTGCCAGCGCAACGGAGACGTTCCGGAACTTGGCCAAGTTCAGCCGGACCCTCGATCAGGACCTGCCTCCGATCATCGCCAGGGTCGGCCGCAGTGCCGGAGCGCTGGAAACCATGTCGAAGGAGCTGGCCCGCACCGGCACGTCGGTCAATGCCCTGGTGGCGGACACGAAGCCGACACTGGAGCAGTTCACTGGGCAAACCTTGGGCGAGACCGCCCTCCTCGTCGCCGAACTTCGCCAGCTTACTGCGACGCTCCAGCGCGTGGCTTCGGACTTAGAACGGGAACCGAACGTATTGGTCTTCGGTCGCGCCCCCCAGCCGCGAGGGCCGGGCGAATGAGCATGAGAAGGACGATGACGAGGCGACTCCGACAACCGGCTTGGGCCGTCCTGCTGTTGGCCGGCGTGACGCTCGTGGCCGCGTGCAGCCTAGCCGCTCCAAGGAACGAACCGGAAATGCACATCCATTTCCTGAATCCCGACGAGCCGGCAGACAGCACAACAGACCGGGCCGACAAGAAAGAAGGGAACGCCACCTTGCTGGTGAGCCTTCCGCAAGCCCAAGCCGGCTTCGAGACGGCCCGCATGGCCTATCTCCTCCGCGCCCATGAGATCCGCTACTTCGCCGTTCATCAATGGGCCGACACGCCGGGGAGGATGCTGACCCCGCTCCTGAGGCGGGCACTGGAGAAAGCCGACGACTGGCGCGCCGTGGTGCAGGCTCCCGCTGCGGTGCGAAGCGACTTCCGGCTGGACGCAGACCAGTTGGCCCTGCTCCAGGATTTCACGACGCGCCCCAGCCGCGTGCGCCTGATCCTGCGCGTACAGCTCGTGGACCTGAAGGGACAGCAGGTCATCGGTGCGCGCCGTTTCGAGGCGGTGGAAGCGGCTCCCAGCGACGATCCGTATGGCGGAGTCGAGGCGGCCAGTCGGGCCCTGTCCAAGCTGCTCGACCAGGTAACAACCTGGCTCAGCGGCTGTATGAAGAAGACCCCGAGCGCCTGCTAGAAGCGAAGTAAAAGAGCCCCTGCGGACATGAAAGAGGTTTTCCAATCTCTTCCCGAGCGTCTGTCCCCACAGCGCCACCGTGACACCTCTATGGAGAGCCGATCGCCGAGGGCCCTGTTCCGCTGTGGCGTCTCGCACTAGAGCGCCCTTGCCCCTGTAGCATTTCGCTCCACTGATCTCTCAGCCCTTCGCCATCCTCGCCAAACCCCTTGTTTCGATGGCACTGTTCCGCGATACACTGCCTCCATCCTTGGCATGTTCCTGGCAGGAGCAGAGGCACGTAGATTCTCTCCATCCAGAGCCTTCACCGAGCAAGATGACCTCATGAAGCCACTCTTTCTAACGATCATCATCGGGTCATCGCTGCTCTTCTGGGTGGAAATACCGTTGGTATCGGCGGCACACGG from the Nitrospirota bacterium genome contains:
- a CDS encoding carboxypeptidase regulatory-like domain-containing protein; the protein is YANEVLDHAYVRYNVTEDTKKEIDPMIKKQAH
- a CDS encoding ATP-dependent metallopeptidase FtsH/Yme1/Tma family protein: MNKKLSFSIWYIFLAIWAVILVHDFIHTLQKIEELPYSQFKTLVATGKVAEVSVSGQILTGKLKPEGESKEPRLFRTIRVEDPDLVKELTQHGVTFTGVIETTFWRDVLSWVVPVVLFVGVWFFIFQRLGQAQGGFMRVGQSKAKIYMEKDIKVTFADVAGVDEAKEELQEVIEFLKTPEKFTKLGGKIPKGILLVGPPGTGKTLLARAVAGEAAVPFFSISGSEFVEMFVGVGAARVRDLFEQAKLKAPCIIFIDELDALGKARGMGPLAHEEREQTLNQLLVEMDGFDPRIGVILMAATNRPEILDPALLRAGRFDRHVLVDRPDKVGRLAILRVHAKQVALASDADLETVAGMTPGFSGADLANIVNEAALLAVRRGKDQVGLSELQEAVERVIAGLEKKNRVLNKMEKERVAYHETGHALVALSLPGGDQVQKISIIPRGIAALGYTLQLPTEDRFLMTQSELENKIAVLLGGRIAEELVFGEASTGAQNDLVKATDIAKSMVKAYGMSEKLGTITLERERQPQFVQIQAPQEKGDYSEETAREIDCEVRRIIDEQYERVKQLVGEKKAALQEGATLLLEREVITGSDLKTIMDKA
- a CDS encoding MCE family protein, with translation MEPKVNYTLVGAFVLILTAALAGAVLWLGEGDYRKVYDRYYAYLGESVSGLSVNSPVKYRGVEVGRVKEIILSPDNPEEVRLTFDIARGTPVKEDTLAVLDTQGLTGLAIVNLTGGSKASPPLEAKPGYEYPVIKSGPSLLYRLDTAITRLLVDQSLTKFLANSTGLVQDARLFLGDDNRAAFAQALTDLSKVSHTLAQRTEQLDQGVASATETFRNLAKFSRTLDQDLPPIIARVGRSAGALETMSKELARTGTSVNALVADTKPTLEQFTGQTLGETALLVAELRQLTATLQRVASDLEREPNVLVFGRAPQPRGPGE
- a CDS encoding ATP-binding cassette domain-containing protein, producing MNGTDAVIEVDHLSTRFGQAVVHEDVSVTVNRGEVFGIAGGNGCGKSTLLREILLLQQPTSGRIKVFGHEVGLMSSSEVRALRRRCGVLFQYGALFSSLTVLENVEAPLKEHTRLGDDLVRELALLKIALTGFPLASIGKLPNELSGGMRRRAALARAIALDPELLFLDEPTAGLDPVSASGFDELVEHLQRLLDLTIVIVTHDLDSLWRVVDRVAIMGDGRILGTGTMEELSRSDDSVIRLYFHGPRGRAAKKQAEEQLWNQK
- a CDS encoding formylglycine-generating enzyme family protein, whose translation is MDAGSVEKWKQLDRWINALLIGAIALVLANAAWGLDTQDITVEWTSEGKKIAMERAKTWPTKDDMVSVPAGTFLMGSDKKTDRNAYAAERPQRMVYLNAFKIDKYEVTALQYLKFVLAQDRPPQVDWRYDGGNFQAGMAHHPIMHVSWYDADAYCRWAGKRLPTEAEWEKAARGEDGRMNPWGNQSAGLSRANFGRTGLSGPVRDRPERLLMYPPIIAVDKYDNAVSPYGAHQMMGNVAEWVADWYEKDYYAAAPDRNPQGPDRGTQKAFRGGGWMDSTTTMRAAMRNGTDPTTKINWLGFRCAHDTQEPQGQQISMVLPGSTS
- a CDS encoding stage 0 sporulation family protein; this encodes MVYAGSLCPSWVNRMTALEELQKDYPATIRIAGIKVRGRGDVKKMGVGDALLRVGDHVILAVDREPTYGIVHTEPAPMPFIPPMRVMQSIVRPATEADRAQISRHERMAQEGMSFCRERAKALGLELKMVEVYASFIRRELTFVYTSEDRIDFRQLVRELARRFGGRIEMRHIGSREEAKLIGGVDSCGLTLCCSAFMTDFRPVSVKKARHHGQDLSMNENRLIGICGRLKCCLMFEEMETRAAASGQPSRPPLITPTRLPSVQPSAKH
- a CDS encoding formylglycine-generating enzyme family protein, which encodes MGHGMGKEESPLGTVASFLAYSLVSIVYGLIAVSTLYADHDQPKWRPTGDGTEAKRLAALSVPDGMVRIPDGWFPMGSDPKADEDAGPQEQPQRWVYLDAFEMDRYEVSNAHYLRFVLATGRIGPPYWRADPFPEKMALHPVIGVSWQDADAYCRWLGKRLPSEAEWEKAARGADARKFPWGNEPAGWKKSNIAHPGSKRGVKYPPLANVDRYDHGVSPYKVYQMAGNVAEWVSDWFDPEYYQYGTSFNPTGPEWGEDHVYRGGSWNEDPEVARSAGRGAHAPNHRSYLIGFRCAQSITRAVSAQLSAVSPKLNANR
- a CDS encoding Crp/Fnr family transcriptional regulator, producing MARHTCITTGCETCELRSESVICNLPAVGLASLEQITHRFHYGPRETIFYEGHACLGLYLLSAGKVKLTRSSVRGQRHIVRILTAGQLLETHAFQEDATHLATCETLETSQICLIERDGYLALVRHDPQLAVNLIQLLSGELGRQRDEVDSFTFKSARERLAALLLELSHRFGHETGTTVELRLPLKREEMAELLGVTVETAIRLLSAFRIEGLVRLNGRIITLLNRDRLARIARHPDIA
- a CDS encoding MlaE family lipid ABC transporter permease subunit, with translation MEHTDATLTNGTPASLDRLDDQTLSCGGAWTLSCLDGIERRLASLRRPEAAAVVCDATRITAMDVSGAWLLRHTVNSLATEGRTVELRGLRPEFAQLLQIVSTTATSLAPAEGGGAASWLERLGLRAWREAADSVKALAFFGESSAALGQWLAGPRLIRWRALIRSLELDGFNALPIVGLLSFLMGVVIAYQGAEQLRTFGGNIFIVDLVGIALLREIAPLVTAILVAGRSGSAYAAQLGTMKVTEELDAIRTLGLSPMELLVLPKVLALVLALPLLTVYADAVGVFGGMLIASSQLHVNFTEFLTRFEDAVALRHFLIGVGKAPVFAVIIALVGCYQGFQIRGGVDDVGRRTTVSVVQAIFMVIVVDAFFSVALSWLNL